DNA from Tsuneonella dongtanensis:
CAGCTTCCCCCCGAAATCCCCCACGTGCGTCACGATCGAACGTGTGCGCCTGCACGCCGCGAGTCGCAAGCGGGAGAATGCATGCCGGTGCATCGCGCTGCACCGCGCGGTGCGTCTGCCCGCATCACTTCGTCCGTCGCAAGGTCGCTGGGCCAACAGAGGGAGGGCATCATGAACCGCTATTCCACCACTGCCATCTGCCTGGTCGCCGCTTTCGCCGCGTCGGCCTGTTCCACCAAGCCGCGCCAGTTCTCGGCGCAGGTTCGCCCCGTAGCGGCCACCCAGCCGCAGACAGGGCTGCAGCAGACCGAGCGTGCGGCCTACACCACGTGCGACCAGATGGTCCGCCACGGCCGCAAGAGCGGTTTCGCCTCGGCAGCCGCCACCAGCGGTGCGGGCGTTGCCGGCATGGCCGGCGGCGCGGGGCTCGCCTTCACCGGCCTGGGGGGCGGGAGCCTCGCCTCGGCCGGGGCCACCGCGGCGGCGGCGATGCCGATCGTCGGCTTCTTCGCCGCGTTCGGAATGAACCGGGCGATCCGGGGCGGGCGCGAGAAGGGCTACCGCAAGCACATGACCACCTGCATGGACGAAATGGGCTATCAGGTGGTCGATTGGTCGCGGGCGCCCAAGAAGCAGAGCGGCACCGCCATGCTCGTCCCGGCGACCGAGGCCCACGCCGTCGCGGAGGCCGAGGCCATCGCCCCGGTCCCCGCAAGCGACATCCGACCCGTTTCCTCAGAGGGCGAGGCCTCCGCCTCCCTCGTCACGGCAGGGCCTGCCGACTGAGGACGCCGCGGGGGTGCCGTTCCGCTGACACCGGCGCCCCCGCGGATTTCAGTGCCCGGCCTGCGGCCCGCGTCCGAGGCCGCTGGCGGCAAGTTGTTCGTCGATCTGCGCAACGAGGCGCGCGAGGCCTTCCTCGCTCTCGCTTTCCGCCCGCGCCACCAGAACATCCTGTGTGTTGGAAGCGCGCAGCAGCCACCATCCATCGGGTGTCGATACCCGCACCCCGTCGGTCGTATCGACGGCATGGGGCGAACGCGCCATGCGTGCCTTGACCTCGTCGATCGCAGCGAACTTGCGCGTCTCGTGGACCTGGAAGCGCAGTTCCGGCGTATTCACCATCGCGGGCATGGCGGAGCGCAGTTCGGTGACCGATTTCCCGAGACGAGCCGAGGCCGCGATCAGCCGTACCGCCGCATAGAGTGCGTCGTCGAACCCGTAATAGGTGTCGGCAAAGAACACGTGGCCGCTCATCTCGCCGGCCAGCGGCGCGCCAATCTCCTTCATTTTGGACTTAATCAGGCTGTGCCCGGTCTTCCACATCAGCGGCTTGCCGCCGAGCTCCGCGACCCGGTCGAACAGCGCGCGGCTGGCCTTCACGTCGGCGATGATCGTCGCGTTAGGTAGTCTTGCCAGGAGGTCCTCGGCATAGATCATCAAGAGCTGATCCCCCCAGATGATCCGGCCTTCGCCGTCCACGGCCCCGATCCGATCCCCGTCGCCGTCGAAAGCCACTCCGAAGTCGAGGTTCTTCGACGCGACAAGGCGGCGCAGGTCCTCAAGGTTCTCGGGAACGGTAGGATCAGGATGATGATTGGGAAACGACCCGTCGACCTCGGTGAAGAGAAGGTGATGCTCCCCCGGCAGCCGGGCGGCCAGCGCCTCGAGCGCGGGGCCCGCGGCTCCGTTGCCCGCGTCCCAACCGATTCGAAGACCGGACAGCGTATCGAAATCGATCCCCGACAGTCCCTCGAGCAGCCGCTCGACGTAATCCTCGAAGACCTCGCGCGACACGACCTCGCCCTGCCCGTCGATCCACGCGCCGGCTTCCGCCCGGCGGCCGAGTTCGAGGATGTCTTCCCCGAAGAACGGCCGGCCGAGAAATACCATCTTGAAGCCATTGTAATTGGCGGGATTGTGGCTGCCGGTTATCTGAATGCCGCCATGCACCTCTTCGCTTGAGGCTTCGGCGTAATAGAGCATCGGGGTCGGCCCCATGCCGATCCGCACGACATCGCAGCCCGAAGCGGTCAGCCCTTCGACGAGCGCGTGCTCGAGCATCGGGCTGCTGACCCGCCCGTCGTATCCCACCGCCACCGTCGTTCCGCCCGCCTCGCGCAGCATCGTCGCGAAGCCGCGGCCGATCGCCCGGGCATCGTCGGGGCCGAGCGTCTCGCCGATAATCCCGCGGATGTCGTATTCGCGCAGGGTCGTGGGGTCGAAGGTGTGCTTCACGCGGTCCTCACTGCCCGTCGGCCAGATCGTCCAGCAGCAGGTCGCGCGCGGCATTGGCTTCGTGCACCTGCTCGTTGGTTCCGCCGCGATCGGGGTGGACCATGGCGATCAGCCGCCGGTGCGCCTCGACGATCTCGTTATGCGAAGCCTCGTGCCGGACCCCCAGCAGCTTGCGCGCGCGGAATACGGCCTGCGCGCGCGTCGGGCGGGCGGACAGGAACTGCCATGGCC
Protein-coding regions in this window:
- the pgmG gene encoding phosphoglucomutase/phosphomannomutase PgmG, whose protein sequence is MKHTFDPTTLREYDIRGIIGETLGPDDARAIGRGFATMLREAGGTTVAVGYDGRVSSPMLEHALVEGLTASGCDVVRIGMGPTPMLYYAEASSEEVHGGIQITGSHNPANYNGFKMVFLGRPFFGEDILELGRRAEAGAWIDGQGEVVSREVFEDYVERLLEGLSGIDFDTLSGLRIGWDAGNGAAGPALEALAARLPGEHHLLFTEVDGSFPNHHPDPTVPENLEDLRRLVASKNLDFGVAFDGDGDRIGAVDGEGRIIWGDQLLMIYAEDLLARLPNATIIADVKASRALFDRVAELGGKPLMWKTGHSLIKSKMKEIGAPLAGEMSGHVFFADTYYGFDDALYAAVRLIAASARLGKSVTELRSAMPAMVNTPELRFQVHETRKFAAIDEVKARMARSPHAVDTTDGVRVSTPDGWWLLRASNTQDVLVARAESESEEGLARLVAQIDEQLAASGLGRGPQAGH
- a CDS encoding J domain-containing protein, yielding MIKLLIVAALLSLIVRLATQRWPWQFLSARPTRAQAVFRARKLLGVRHEASHNEIVEAHRRLIAMVHPDRGGTNEQVHEANAARDLLLDDLADGQ